One genomic window of Thioclava sp. GXIMD4216 includes the following:
- the clpB gene encoding ATP-dependent chaperone ClpB: MNMEKFTERSRGFLQSAQTIAMREGHQRVVPEHLLKALMDDDQGLSANLINRAGGDAARVTDAVNQAVEKLPKVSGGDGQTYVEQSLVRVLDEAEKIAKKAGDSFVPVERILMALAVVNTRAKDALDAGAVTAQKLNTAINDLRKGRTADSASAEDGYEALKKYARDLTEAAAEGKIDPIIGRDDEIRRTMQVLSRRTKNNPVLIGEPGVGKTAIAEGLALRIINGDVPESLRDKRLLALDMGALIAGAKYRGEFEERLKSILKEVEAAAGEIILFIDEMHTLVGAGKSDGAMDAANLIKPALARGELHCVGATTLDEYRKYVEKDAALARRFQPVMVEEPTVEDTISILRGIKEKYELHHGVRISDSALVSAATLSHRYITDRFLPDKAIDLVDEAASRLRMEVDSKPEELDALDRQILQAQIEAEALKKEDDAASQDRLEKLEKELSELQERSAGMTAKWQAERDKLESSRVLKEQLDRARAELEGAKREGNFAKAGELQYGRIPDLEKQLSEAEASEDVMVEEAVRPEQIAEVVERWTGIPTSKMLEGEREKLLKMEEELHKRVIGQDAAVTAVANAVRRARAGLNDENRPLGSFLFLGPTGVGKTELTKAVANYLFDDDQAMVRIDMSEFMEKHAVSRLIGAPPGYVGYDEGGVLTEAVRRRPYQVVLFDEVEKAHPDVFNVLLQVLDDGVLTDGQGRTVDFKQTLIVLTSNLGSQALSTLPDGSDAAQAKAQVMDAVRAHFRPEFLNRLDEMVIFDRLSRENMDGIVTVQLARLETRLGHRKIGLALDDAARTWLADKGYDPVYGARPLKRVIQRYLQDPLANLILSGEVLDGSTVTVTAGADGLSVGGHIVPPGDNAPLSASLH, encoded by the coding sequence ATGAACATGGAAAAGTTCACGGAGCGTTCGCGCGGCTTCCTTCAATCTGCGCAAACCATTGCAATGCGGGAAGGCCATCAACGTGTGGTGCCCGAACATCTGCTCAAAGCACTGATGGATGACGATCAGGGGCTGTCGGCCAACCTGATCAACCGTGCCGGCGGTGATGCCGCACGCGTGACCGATGCGGTCAATCAAGCCGTTGAAAAACTGCCCAAAGTTTCGGGTGGCGATGGTCAGACCTATGTCGAGCAATCGCTGGTGCGCGTGCTGGACGAGGCCGAGAAGATTGCCAAGAAAGCCGGTGACAGCTTTGTTCCGGTCGAACGGATCCTGATGGCGCTGGCTGTCGTCAATACCCGCGCGAAAGACGCGCTGGATGCAGGGGCTGTGACCGCACAGAAACTCAACACCGCCATCAACGACCTGCGCAAAGGCCGCACGGCCGATAGTGCCTCTGCCGAAGATGGCTATGAGGCGCTGAAAAAATATGCCCGCGACCTGACCGAGGCCGCTGCGGAAGGCAAGATCGACCCGATCATCGGGCGCGACGACGAAATCCGCCGCACGATGCAGGTCCTCTCGCGCCGCACCAAGAACAACCCTGTGTTGATCGGGGAACCGGGCGTGGGGAAAACCGCGATTGCCGAAGGGCTTGCGCTGCGCATCATCAATGGTGACGTGCCGGAATCCCTGCGCGACAAACGGCTTCTGGCGCTGGATATGGGCGCGCTGATTGCCGGTGCGAAATATCGCGGCGAATTCGAGGAACGCCTGAAATCCATCCTCAAAGAGGTCGAAGCCGCCGCCGGCGAAATCATCCTCTTCATCGACGAAATGCACACGCTTGTGGGCGCGGGCAAATCCGATGGGGCGATGGATGCGGCCAATCTGATCAAACCGGCGCTTGCGCGGGGCGAGCTGCATTGCGTTGGCGCCACCACTCTGGATGAATACCGCAAATATGTGGAAAAAGACGCAGCCCTTGCGCGGCGTTTCCAGCCGGTGATGGTGGAAGAGCCGACCGTCGAGGATACGATCTCGATCCTGCGCGGCATTAAGGAGAAATACGAACTCCACCACGGGGTGCGGATCTCTGACTCGGCGCTTGTGTCGGCGGCAACGCTCTCGCATCGCTATATCACCGACCGTTTCCTGCCCGATAAGGCCATCGATCTGGTCGATGAGGCAGCATCGCGCCTGCGGATGGAAGTCGATTCCAAGCCCGAAGAACTCGATGCGCTGGATCGCCAGATCCTGCAGGCGCAGATCGAGGCCGAGGCGCTAAAGAAAGAAGATGACGCCGCAAGCCAGGACCGTCTTGAAAAGCTCGAGAAAGAACTCTCGGAGCTGCAGGAACGCTCTGCCGGGATGACCGCCAAATGGCAGGCCGAACGTGACAAGCTGGAATCCAGCCGCGTGCTGAAAGAACAGCTGGACCGCGCACGGGCGGAACTGGAAGGTGCCAAACGCGAAGGCAATTTCGCCAAAGCCGGCGAGCTGCAATATGGCCGTATACCGGATCTGGAGAAACAGCTCTCCGAGGCCGAGGCGTCGGAAGATGTCATGGTGGAAGAGGCCGTGCGCCCCGAGCAGATCGCCGAGGTTGTCGAACGCTGGACCGGCATCCCGACCTCGAAAATGCTCGAGGGCGAGCGCGAGAAGCTGCTGAAAATGGAGGAAGAGCTCCATAAGCGGGTGATCGGGCAGGATGCGGCCGTGACAGCCGTGGCCAATGCGGTGCGCCGTGCGCGTGCGGGCCTGAATGACGAGAACCGCCCGCTGGGGTCCTTCCTGTTCCTCGGCCCGACCGGTGTGGGGAAAACCGAGCTGACCAAGGCCGTGGCCAATTATCTCTTTGATGATGATCAGGCGATGGTGCGCATCGACATGTCGGAATTCATGGAGAAACACGCCGTGTCGCGTCTGATCGGCGCCCCTCCGGGCTATGTCGGCTATGACGAAGGCGGGGTTCTGACCGAAGCCGTGCGCCGCCGCCCCTATCAGGTGGTGCTGTTCGACGAGGTCGAAAAGGCGCATCCCGATGTGTTCAACGTGCTTCTGCAGGTGCTGGACGATGGCGTGCTGACCGATGGCCAAGGCCGGACGGTGGACTTCAAACAGACGCTGATCGTGCTGACTTCGAACCTCGGCTCGCAGGCGCTGAGCACCCTGCCGGACGGATCGGATGCGGCACAGGCCAAAGCGCAGGTGATGGATGCGGTACGGGCGCACTTCCGCCCCGAATTCCTGAACCGGCTGGACGAGATGGTCATCTTCGACCGCCTCTCGCGCGAGAATATGGACGGTATCGTGACGGTACAGCTCGCACGGCTCGAAACCCGCCTGGGCCACCGCAAAATCGGACTGGCGCTCGATGATGCCGCGCGCACCTGGCTAGCCGACAAGGGCTACGATCCGGTCTATGGCGCACGCCCGCTGAAACGGGTGATCCAGCGCTATCTGCAGGACCCGCTGGCCAACCTGATCCTGTCTGGTGAAGTCCTTGACGGGTCCACCGTGACGGTCACCGCCGGAGCGGACGGACTTTCTGTCGGGGGGCACATCGTGCCTCCGGGGGACAACGCCCCCCTCAGCGCTTCGCTACATTAA
- a CDS encoding lytic murein transglycosylase — translation MKSRFFSFLVVSSVAAAPLSAAGCGGNFTTFLSTLTLELQAEGLSDSQAKAFLHGARIDPEVLKADRAQGVFRLDFDDFARRVISRNRLETGAYQAVKQGPLLQDIEQTYGVSRGVLLAFWGLETDFGQVQGTYKTRDALLTLAHDCRRPQLFLPQVMAAAKLYARGDFDPLRTRGAWAGEIGQVQMLPKDILENGVDGDGDGHVDLKGSAADALTSAARLLRHLGWQPNAPWLQEVTLPDDLDWARTGLDHPAPISEWVARGVVPRDGVLDPALSAAVILPMGRKGPAFLAYPNFEVLFEWNKSFVYVTTAAYFATRLEGAPVFEAGHPDPGLSKAQIKILQEKLSARGADVGTVDGILGRKTRAAVQGAQSALGLPADAWPTVGLLNRL, via the coding sequence ATGAAATCCCGGTTTTTCTCTTTTCTGGTTGTAAGTTCTGTGGCCGCGGCGCCACTTTCTGCGGCGGGCTGTGGCGGCAATTTTACAACCTTTCTGAGCACTCTGACCCTTGAATTGCAGGCCGAGGGGCTAAGCGATTCTCAGGCGAAGGCATTTCTGCATGGGGCCCGTATCGATCCGGAGGTTCTGAAAGCGGATCGGGCGCAGGGTGTGTTCCGGTTGGATTTCGATGACTTCGCGCGTCGGGTGATCAGCCGGAACCGTCTTGAGACAGGCGCGTATCAAGCGGTGAAACAAGGCCCGTTGCTGCAAGACATCGAGCAGACTTACGGTGTTTCACGTGGCGTGCTTCTGGCTTTCTGGGGGTTGGAAACCGATTTCGGACAGGTGCAGGGGACGTATAAGACCCGCGATGCGCTTTTGACGCTGGCGCATGATTGCCGCCGCCCCCAGCTGTTTCTGCCACAGGTCATGGCGGCTGCAAAGCTGTATGCGCGGGGGGATTTCGACCCTTTGCGAACCCGTGGCGCATGGGCGGGCGAGATCGGGCAGGTCCAGATGCTGCCCAAGGATATTCTGGAAAACGGGGTGGATGGCGACGGGGACGGGCATGTCGATTTGAAAGGGTCTGCGGCGGATGCTCTGACGTCGGCGGCCAGACTGCTGCGTCATCTGGGCTGGCAACCGAACGCGCCTTGGCTGCAAGAGGTGACGTTACCCGATGATCTGGATTGGGCGCGGACCGGGCTGGATCACCCGGCGCCCATCTCGGAATGGGTCGCGCGGGGGGTGGTGCCGCGCGATGGCGTATTGGACCCCGCATTGTCTGCCGCCGTGATCCTGCCGATGGGGCGCAAGGGGCCGGCCTTCCTTGCTTACCCAAATTTCGAGGTTCTGTTCGAGTGGAATAAGAGTTTTGTCTATGTGACGACGGCGGCCTATTTCGCGACGCGACTGGAAGGGGCTCCGGTTTTCGAGGCGGGCCATCCCGATCCGGGGCTTTCAAAGGCCCAGATCAAGATCTTGCAAGAAAAGCTCTCGGCCCGTGGCGCGGATGTCGGCACGGTGGACGGCATCTTGGGCCGCAAGACGCGGGCCGCCGTACAAGGTGCGCAATCCGCTCTGGGGTTGCCTGCCGATGCTTGGCCGACCGTTGGATTGCTGAACCGTCTCTAG
- the def gene encoding peptide deformylase gives MAVRKFIPFEDKRLRTAAEPVAEITETVRMIWDDMIETMDAMPGVGLAAPQIGIMLRLAVVDASDKRGEAVRMANPEVLHASVKMRKHDEASPNLPGVWAPIERPRAVTVRFLNADGEMEERDFVGLWATSVQHQIDHLNGKTYVDHLSPLRRKMLIQKSKKLNKG, from the coding sequence ATGGCCGTTCGCAAGTTCATCCCCTTTGAGGACAAGCGCCTTCGCACGGCGGCCGAGCCTGTGGCCGAGATCACCGAGACCGTTCGGATGATCTGGGATGACATGATCGAGACGATGGACGCCATGCCGGGCGTCGGCTTGGCCGCGCCGCAGATCGGGATCATGCTGCGTCTGGCGGTGGTGGATGCGTCCGACAAACGCGGCGAGGCGGTGCGCATGGCCAACCCCGAGGTGCTTCATGCCAGCGTCAAGATGCGCAAGCATGACGAGGCCAGCCCCAATCTTCCGGGCGTCTGGGCGCCGATCGAGCGTCCTCGCGCCGTGACCGTGCGCTTTCTGAACGCCGATGGCGAGATGGAAGAGCGTGATTTTGTGGGCCTTTGGGCGACCTCGGTACAGCACCAGATCGACCATCTGAACGGCAAGACCTATGTGGACCATCTCTCGCCCCTACGCCGCAAGATGCTGATCCAGAAATCGAAGAAACTGAACAAAGGCTAA
- the def gene encoding peptide deformylase: protein MTLRPILIHPDPRLKKTCDPVASVDAEIRKLADDMLATMYDAPGVGLAAPQIGVLQRVFVMDCVKEENAAPQPMVMINPEITWASEETNTYEEGCLSIPDQYAEVTRPKLVRMKWLNIDGKVMEEEFDGLWATCAQHELDHLDGKLFIDYLGPMKRKLITAKMQKLKRERARAPKSDGII, encoded by the coding sequence ATGACCCTACGCCCGATCCTGATCCATCCCGACCCGCGACTGAAGAAGACCTGTGATCCGGTCGCTTCCGTCGATGCAGAAATCCGCAAACTGGCCGATGATATGTTGGCCACGATGTATGACGCCCCCGGTGTTGGCCTTGCCGCGCCGCAGATCGGCGTTTTGCAGCGCGTCTTCGTGATGGATTGCGTGAAGGAAGAAAACGCGGCGCCCCAACCGATGGTGATGATCAACCCCGAGATCACATGGGCCTCGGAAGAGACCAACACCTATGAAGAGGGCTGCCTGTCGATTCCCGATCAATATGCCGAGGTCACCCGCCCGAAACTGGTGCGGATGAAATGGCTGAATATCGACGGCAAGGTCATGGAAGAGGAATTCGACGGGCTTTGGGCCACCTGCGCCCAGCACGAGCTGGATCACCTCGATGGCAAGCTGTTCATCGATTATCTCGGGCCGATGAAGCGCAAGCTGATCACCGCGAAGATGCAAAAGCTCAAACGCGAGCGCGCCCGCGCGCCGAAATCCGACGGGATCATCTAA
- the fmt gene encoding methionyl-tRNA formyltransferase gives MRVVFMGTPEFSVPVLEALAREHDVIAAYSQPPRPAGRGKKLRPSPVQARAEELGIETRTPLNFKDDADRQAFADLKADVAVVVAYGLILPQGILDAPAQGCLNIHASLLPRWRGAAPIHRAIMAGDAETGICIMQMEAGLDTGPVRLRRATEIGATETTGELHDRLSVMGASMIIEALEGLADLPIEVQPEDGVTYASKIDKAEARIDWAAPAEEITRKINGLSPFPGAWCEINGERVKLLRAAQVAGSGEAGQVLDGFTIAGSTGAVEVLEAQRAGKKPVSAAQVLQALPLPERLD, from the coding sequence ATGCGCGTCGTCTTCATGGGCACCCCCGAGTTTTCTGTGCCGGTGCTCGAGGCACTGGCGCGCGAACATGACGTCATCGCCGCCTATTCCCAGCCGCCGCGCCCTGCGGGCCGTGGCAAGAAGCTGCGCCCCTCGCCGGTTCAGGCACGGGCGGAAGAGCTGGGGATCGAGACGCGCACCCCTTTGAATTTCAAGGATGACGCCGACCGTCAGGCCTTTGCCGACTTGAAGGCCGATGTGGCCGTGGTGGTGGCCTATGGGCTGATCCTGCCGCAGGGTATTCTGGATGCGCCCGCGCAGGGCTGTCTGAATATCCATGCCTCGCTTCTGCCGCGCTGGCGCGGCGCGGCCCCCATTCACCGCGCGATCATGGCCGGAGACGCCGAGACAGGCATCTGTATCATGCAGATGGAGGCGGGGCTCGACACCGGCCCCGTGCGCCTGCGCCGCGCCACCGAAATCGGCGCGACAGAGACCACAGGCGAACTTCACGACCGGCTGTCGGTCATGGGGGCTTCGATGATCATCGAGGCGCTGGAAGGGCTTGCCGATCTGCCGATAGAGGTTCAGCCGGAAGATGGCGTGACCTATGCCTCCAAGATCGACAAGGCCGAGGCGCGGATCGATTGGGCCGCCCCCGCCGAAGAGATCACCCGCAAGATCAACGGGCTCTCCCCCTTCCCCGGCGCGTGGTGCGAGATCAACGGCGAGCGCGTCAAACTGCTGCGCGCCGCGCAGGTGGCGGGGTCGGGTGAGGCGGGTCAGGTGCTGGATGGCTTTACCATCGCGGGCAGCACCGGCGCGGTCGAGGTTCTGGAGGCCCAGCGGGCCGGCAAGAAACCGGTGAGCGCGGCGCAGGTGCTTCAGGCACTGCCCCTTCCCGAGCGCCTCGACTGA
- a CDS encoding MalY/PatB family protein: MSTPDFDEIIDRRGTHSAKWDSMEGIYGVPAETGIPMWVADMDFRPPACVQKALEEMTRQGVYGYWGGNAEYNAAIRWWMKTRHGWEVQDDWIFTTHGLVNGTALCVDAFTSEGDGVMLMTPVYHAFARVIKAAGREVVECPLKLVDGRYQMDFDAWDGIVDAKTRMLVLCSPHNPGGRVWTQDELAQVVEFARKHDLVLVSDEIHHDLLMLGQTHVPMAKVAGDFPVVMMTATTKTFNIAGTHSGNVIIADPALRARFAARMGALGISPNSFGMAMATAAYSPEGAEWVDALCAYLDGNRQIFDEAVNAIPGLRSMPLEATYLAWVDFSGTGMAREEFTRRVETDAQIAANYGTTFGKGGEAYLRFNLATPRARVEEAVTRLQQAFADLQ, translated from the coding sequence ATGAGCACACCCGATTTCGACGAGATCATTGATCGCCGCGGCACCCATTCCGCGAAATGGGACAGTATGGAGGGCATTTACGGCGTGCCCGCCGAGACCGGCATTCCGATGTGGGTCGCCGATATGGATTTCCGCCCGCCCGCCTGCGTGCAAAAGGCGCTGGAAGAGATGACCCGTCAGGGCGTTTACGGCTATTGGGGCGGGAATGCCGAGTATAACGCCGCGATCCGCTGGTGGATGAAGACGCGCCACGGCTGGGAGGTGCAGGACGACTGGATCTTCACCACGCATGGCTTGGTCAATGGCACGGCGCTTTGCGTGGATGCCTTTACCTCGGAAGGTGACGGGGTGATGCTGATGACGCCTGTCTACCACGCTTTTGCCCGCGTGATTAAGGCTGCGGGGCGTGAGGTTGTGGAATGTCCGCTGAAGCTGGTGGATGGACGCTACCAGATGGATTTCGACGCGTGGGACGGGATTGTGGATGCAAAGACCCGCATGCTGGTGCTGTGTTCGCCGCATAATCCGGGCGGTCGGGTTTGGACGCAGGACGAGTTGGCGCAGGTGGTGGAATTTGCCCGCAAGCATGATCTGGTGCTGGTTTCGGACGAGATCCACCATGATCTGCTGATGCTGGGGCAGACCCATGTGCCGATGGCGAAGGTTGCGGGGGATTTTCCGGTTGTGATGATGACCGCCACCACCAAGACCTTCAACATCGCGGGCACCCATTCTGGCAATGTGATCATTGCCGATCCGGCGTTGCGGGCGCGTTTTGCCGCGCGGATGGGGGCGCTCGGGATCTCGCCCAATAGCTTCGGCATGGCGATGGCGACGGCGGCCTATAGTCCCGAAGGGGCAGAGTGGGTGGATGCGCTTTGCGCCTATCTGGATGGCAACCGCCAGATCTTCGACGAGGCGGTGAATGCGATTCCGGGGCTGCGGTCGATGCCGCTGGAGGCGACCTATCTGGCTTGGGTCGATTTCTCGGGCACGGGCATGGCACGCGAGGAATTCACCCGCAGGGTCGAGACGGACGCGCAGATTGCCGCCAATTACGGCACGACCTTCGGCAAAGGCGGCGAGGCTTACCTGCGCTTCAATCTGGCGACGCCGCGCGCACGGGTGGAGGAGGCTGTCACGCGCTTGCAGCAGGCCTTTGCGGACCTGCAATAA
- the pyrF gene encoding orotidine-5'-phosphate decarboxylase, whose translation MTALLPADDRLIVALDVPNALAALDLAQKLGDSVSFYKIGLGMLTGGGLALANELKQEHGKRIFLDMKFFDIGATVENAVRGIAQFDLDFLTVHGDPHVVRAAKEGASGKDLKILAVTILTSLDRADLDAALIQPGDIADLVTERAARALEAGADGVIASPREAAMIRALPQAEGKLIVTPGVRPAGAALGDQKRVDTPASALSAGADHLVVGRPIWQAEDPKAAAQAILAEIRHI comes from the coding sequence ATGACTGCCCTACTTCCCGCAGATGACCGTCTGATTGTCGCACTGGATGTGCCCAATGCGCTGGCGGCGCTGGATCTGGCCCAGAAGCTGGGCGATAGCGTGTCGTTTTATAAAATCGGTCTGGGGATGCTGACCGGCGGCGGGCTGGCTCTTGCCAATGAGCTCAAGCAGGAACATGGCAAGCGCATCTTTCTCGATATGAAATTCTTCGATATCGGCGCGACCGTTGAGAATGCCGTGCGCGGAATTGCCCAGTTCGATCTGGATTTCCTGACCGTGCATGGCGACCCCCATGTGGTGCGCGCCGCCAAAGAGGGCGCGTCGGGCAAAGATCTCAAAATTCTGGCGGTGACCATCCTGACATCGCTGGACCGTGCCGATCTGGATGCGGCGTTGATCCAGCCGGGCGATATTGCCGATCTGGTAACCGAGCGGGCGGCCCGTGCGCTGGAGGCGGGTGCGGATGGCGTGATCGCCTCGCCGCGCGAGGCGGCGATGATCCGCGCGCTGCCGCAAGCGGAAGGCAAGCTGATCGTCACGCCTGGCGTGCGTCCGGCGGGGGCGGCTTTGGGAGACCAGAAACGGGTCGATACGCCCGCATCTGCCCTGTCCGCCGGTGCGGATCATCTTGTGGTCGGTCGTCCGATCTGGCAGGCCGAAGACCCCAAGGCCGCGGCGCAGGCAATTCTGGCTGAAATCCGCCATATCTGA
- a CDS encoding HlyD family type I secretion periplasmic adaptor subunit, protein MRYEPQTPLRVADLSRRLAQTPPRPVTPAKKPVPSGQIAPKDSATKRLLLLGYAALFILVVIFGSWASLTTIAGAVIVSGRLEFDTNRQVVQHPQGGRVEEIYVHDGDKVAAGDILIRLDGGDMQSDLTILEDQLFDLRARRARLQAERIGAEQVALPPVLAAKAANRADLRKILTGQSTLFDARRETLAQMLSQLDRKALQAANRLTGIDAQINAIGQQQMLLSRELQSQKGLFERGLTQRTRILSLERELASLLGQRGQLIAQRAETEEEITSTEIQKLQATSERRVEAEDQLRDIDQKELTLMEQTRDLRNKIALLDIRAPIDGIVHEMAITTRLAVLRPADPVLYLIPQDRPMLIEIRVPPMNIDEIRQDQVASLRLPSLPSRETPELSGRVLRISPDASVDPATSTTYYRAEVMPDAAAEAEMSKMPLLPGMPVEAYLRTTDRTPLSYILAPFMSYLEHAFRES, encoded by the coding sequence ATGCGCTACGAACCTCAAACCCCGCTCCGGGTGGCCGACCTTTCCAGACGTCTGGCCCAGACCCCTCCCCGCCCGGTGACCCCGGCAAAAAAGCCCGTGCCTTCGGGGCAGATCGCCCCCAAAGACAGCGCCACCAAACGGCTGCTGCTTCTGGGCTATGCGGCGCTGTTCATTCTGGTGGTGATCTTCGGCAGCTGGGCAAGCCTGACAACCATCGCGGGGGCTGTTATCGTTTCCGGCCGTCTGGAATTCGACACGAACCGGCAGGTGGTGCAGCACCCTCAGGGAGGAAGGGTCGAGGAAATCTATGTGCATGACGGCGATAAGGTTGCCGCCGGAGATATTCTGATCCGGCTGGACGGTGGCGACATGCAATCCGATCTCACCATCCTCGAAGACCAGCTGTTCGACCTGCGGGCACGGCGCGCAAGGCTCCAGGCCGAAAGAATTGGCGCAGAGCAGGTGGCCCTGCCCCCTGTTCTGGCCGCGAAAGCCGCCAACCGTGCCGATTTGCGGAAGATCCTGACGGGCCAGTCCACCTTGTTCGATGCCCGCCGCGAAACACTGGCCCAGATGCTGTCCCAGCTGGATCGCAAAGCGCTTCAGGCCGCCAACCGGCTGACAGGGATCGACGCGCAGATCAACGCCATCGGGCAACAGCAAATGCTTCTGTCGCGCGAGTTACAATCGCAAAAAGGCCTTTTTGAACGCGGTCTGACCCAGCGCACACGCATTCTCTCTCTGGAGCGCGAACTGGCCAGTCTTCTCGGACAACGCGGCCAGCTTATCGCACAACGCGCCGAAACCGAGGAAGAGATCACCTCGACCGAAATCCAGAAGCTCCAAGCCACGTCCGAACGCCGCGTCGAAGCCGAGGACCAGCTGCGCGACATCGACCAGAAAGAACTGACCCTGATGGAGCAAACGCGCGATTTGCGAAACAAGATCGCGCTTCTGGACATCCGCGCGCCGATTGACGGGATCGTGCACGAGATGGCCATCACGACCCGTCTGGCCGTACTTCGTCCCGCAGATCCGGTGCTTTATCTTATCCCGCAAGACCGCCCGATGCTGATCGAAATTCGCGTGCCACCCATGAATATTGACGAGATACGGCAGGATCAGGTGGCCTCGCTGCGCCTGCCCAGCCTGCCCTCCCGCGAAACACCCGAACTCTCCGGTCGCGTTCTGCGGATTTCGCCCGACGCATCGGTCGATCCGGCCACATCAACCACCTATTACCGCGCGGAGGTGATGCCCGATGCTGCGGCAGAGGCAGAAATGTCCAAGATGCCGCTTCTGCCGGGCATGCCGGTCGAAGCCTATCTGCGCACCACTGACCGCACGCCCCTCAGCTATATTCTGGCACCTTTCATGAGCTATCTCGAGCATGCCTTCCGCGAAAGTTGA
- a CDS encoding type I secretion system permease/ATPase produces MPDRRFLKGKKELNAERQREAGLLVSVAVFSAFVNLLMMTGPMFMLQVYDRVLASRAEETLASLFLLVVFLYTIMGTLDFARAQLMSHVAKRMMGRLESRVFAAVLRRNALNPEDLVSSLGLADLDAVQKLLGSRILLAIFDMPWSPLFFMAIFIFHPLLGLLALGGGAVLIAVTLLNRLATRGLSREAAKAQTTSSRLGTYLRDEAELLQALGMQGAAFRRWRDSRSLATQSEARAADRTNGFTTFTRSFRQLLQSAMLALGAWVVLRGEMSAGAMIAGSILMGRALSPVETVIGGWSVIMRARDGWNRLPELLDSKPAESSTIPSRPAARIWAKDLTVFPPGARKPALRAVSFRLEPGQALGVIGPSGCGKTTLARTLCGVRPIADGHLRLDHNELARFQSDTLGQLLGYLPQNVTLFEGTIAENIARMKETPSLDSVIEAAKRADAHDMILDLPDGYETRVQGASGPLSGGQIQRIGLARALYGDPVLLILDEPNANLDADGSAALNHAIREMKARRGAVIVMAHRPAAITECDMLLMLDRGQVRAYGPRQEVLSKTVRNAKDISQIASYDRSKAQPRHGGPL; encoded by the coding sequence ATGCCGGATCGTCGTTTTCTGAAGGGAAAGAAAGAGCTGAATGCCGAACGGCAGCGCGAGGCAGGGCTTCTGGTCAGCGTCGCGGTGTTCTCGGCTTTCGTGAACCTGCTGATGATGACGGGTCCGATGTTCATGCTGCAGGTCTATGACAGGGTGCTGGCTTCGCGTGCGGAAGAAACGCTGGCCAGCCTGTTCCTGCTGGTGGTGTTTCTTTACACGATCATGGGCACTCTGGATTTTGCCCGCGCCCAACTGATGTCGCATGTGGCCAAACGTATGATGGGCCGTCTGGAATCGCGGGTTTTTGCCGCGGTGCTACGCCGCAATGCGCTCAACCCCGAAGATCTGGTCTCCAGTCTGGGTCTGGCCGATCTGGATGCCGTGCAGAAACTTCTGGGCTCGCGCATTCTGCTGGCCATCTTCGACATGCCTTGGTCACCGCTGTTTTTCATGGCCATCTTCATCTTCCACCCGCTGCTGGGACTTCTGGCATTGGGCGGCGGCGCGGTTCTGATTGCGGTCACCCTGCTCAACCGTCTGGCCACCCGTGGCCTCAGCCGCGAGGCCGCGAAAGCGCAAACCACCTCCAGCAGGCTGGGCACCTATTTGCGCGACGAGGCCGAACTGTTGCAGGCCTTGGGCATGCAGGGCGCCGCCTTCCGGCGCTGGCGCGACAGCCGCAGCCTTGCCACCCAAAGCGAGGCCCGCGCCGCCGACCGCACGAATGGCTTCACCACCTTTACCCGCAGCTTCCGGCAGCTTCTGCAATCCGCCATGCTGGCCCTGGGTGCCTGGGTTGTCTTGCGCGGCGAGATGAGCGCGGGGGCGATGATTGCCGGCTCGATCCTCATGGGGCGCGCCCTCAGCCCCGTGGAAACCGTCATTGGCGGATGGAGCGTCATCATGCGCGCCCGCGACGGCTGGAACCGTCTGCCGGAATTGCTTGATAGCAAGCCCGCCGAAAGCAGCACGATCCCTTCGCGCCCCGCCGCGCGGATCTGGGCAAAAGACCTGACCGTCTTTCCGCCCGGCGCCCGCAAGCCCGCCCTGCGTGCCGTCAGCTTCCGGCTGGAACCCGGACAGGCGCTGGGGGTCATCGGGCCTTCGGGATGCGGCAAGACCACACTGGCACGGACCCTATGCGGCGTCAGGCCGATTGCCGACGGGCATCTGCGTCTGGACCATAATGAACTCGCGCGTTTCCAGTCGGACACGCTGGGCCAGCTTCTGGGGTATCTTCCTCAGAACGTTACGCTTTTCGAGGGCACGATTGCGGAAAACATCGCACGCATGAAAGAGACACCGTCTCTCGATTCGGTGATCGAGGCGGCAAAGCGCGCCGATGCGCATGACATGATCCTTGATCTGCCGGACGGTTACGAGACACGGGTGCAGGGCGCGTCGGGGCCGCTCTCGGGCGGACAGATCCAGCGCATCGGTCTGGCCCGCGCGCTTTACGGCGATCCCGTCCTGCTGATTCTGGACGAGCCGAATGCCAATCTTGATGCCGATGGAAGCGCCGCACTCAACCATGCCATCCGCGAAATGAAGGCGCGGCGGGGCGCGGTGATCGTGATGGCCCATCGTCCGGCGGCCATTACGGAATGCGACATGCTGCTGATGCTGGACCGTGGTCAGGTCCGCGCCTATGGCCCGCGCCAAGAGGTTTTGTCCAAAACCGTGCGAAACGCCAAGGATATCAGCCAGATCGCCAGCTATGACCGGTCCAAAGCCCAGCCCCGTCACGGAGGCCCCCTCTGA